A window from Corynebacterium singulare encodes these proteins:
- a CDS encoding DUF4193 domain-containing protein, with protein sequence MATDYDAPRRRAEDELEADSLEGLKAAENDNNGMDDDGEIVEAFEPPSVDLTGEELNVTVVPRKENEFTCSVCFLVQSNKRLDHEEDGELICMDCA encoded by the coding sequence ATGGCCACCGATTACGACGCACCGCGTCGCCGCGCTGAAGACGAGCTCGAGGCTGATTCTCTCGAGGGCCTGAAGGCAGCGGAAAATGACAACAACGGCATGGATGATGACGGCGAGATTGTCGAGGCTTTCGAGCCGCCGTCAGTAGACCTCACCGGTGAAGAACTTAACGTCACCGTCGTTCCTCGCAAGGAAAACGAGTTCACCTGCTCGGTGTGCTTCCTTGTCCAGTCCAACAAGCGCTTGGATCACGAAGAGGACGGCGAGCTTATCTGCATGGACTGCGCCTAA
- a CDS encoding DUF3000 domain-containing protein, with product MHDRATSAPGSQTTEPTTPAAFTEAVESLHAAQLRPEITLGTIRPPQRLAPFSHAIGLEVSRAGQDADIVPTDSEGDAFGRLILLHDPGAEEAWEGAMRLVAYIQADLDDAVAGDPLLPDVAWEWLTESLELREASHTNLGGTVTSTASVRFGEIGGPPHAYQLEMRASWTAEGLDLAPHVEAFAQVLALVAGLPPEGVAELGR from the coding sequence CTGCATGATCGTGCCACCTCCGCCCCAGGTTCTCAGACTACAGAGCCCACGACTCCGGCTGCTTTCACTGAAGCCGTTGAGTCCCTTCATGCCGCGCAGCTTCGCCCTGAAATCACCCTGGGTACCATTCGTCCACCGCAGCGCCTTGCGCCGTTTAGCCACGCCATTGGTCTAGAGGTCTCGCGCGCGGGTCAGGACGCAGACATCGTCCCTACGGACTCCGAGGGTGACGCCTTCGGGCGCCTTATTCTTCTCCACGATCCAGGCGCTGAGGAGGCCTGGGAAGGCGCGATGCGCCTCGTGGCCTACATCCAAGCCGACTTGGACGATGCGGTTGCCGGGGATCCGCTTCTTCCCGACGTCGCCTGGGAATGGCTCACCGAATCCCTTGAGCTGCGTGAGGCTAGCCACACCAACTTGGGTGGCACGGTGACCTCGACCGCCTCTGTGCGCTTCGGCGAAATTGGTGGTCCGCCGCACGCCTACCAACTCGAGATGCGCGCCTCGTGGACCGCTGAGGGTCTCGACCTGGCCCCTCACGTGGAGGCCTTCGCACAGGTCCTGGCTCTTGTTGCCGGCCTTCCACCCGAAGGCGTGGCCGAGCTCGGCCGCTAA
- a CDS encoding DUF3159 domain-containing protein — protein sequence MGGLTGLVSATLPVLVLIPVNNVWGLGPALIAALGVALLISVWRLVRKETLQPALSGLLGVGICAAIAWFTGDAKGYFLYGIWMSLVLFIIAVISIIARWPLVGVVWKGLNGDDMSWRTVRKARHAYAWATAGWAVVFIARFVVQRALYAADATTTLGIVRILMGWPLTGVVTLLTIWMVRRANAAVEDAEGATTEDQRKDSDSNGKETVDE from the coding sequence ATGGGAGGTCTCACTGGCCTCGTGTCAGCAACTCTTCCGGTGCTTGTTCTTATCCCCGTCAACAATGTGTGGGGGCTGGGGCCGGCACTTATTGCGGCGCTAGGCGTCGCTCTGCTCATCAGCGTGTGGCGCCTCGTGCGCAAGGAAACCCTGCAGCCGGCGCTTTCTGGCTTGCTGGGGGTGGGTATTTGTGCCGCAATCGCTTGGTTTACCGGGGATGCTAAGGGGTACTTCCTGTACGGCATTTGGATGTCGCTTGTGTTGTTCATCATTGCGGTCATTTCCATCATTGCGCGCTGGCCGCTCGTTGGCGTTGTGTGGAAAGGCCTCAACGGCGATGACATGAGCTGGCGGACGGTCCGCAAGGCCCGTCATGCTTACGCGTGGGCCACGGCTGGCTGGGCCGTGGTGTTTATCGCCCGCTTTGTAGTGCAGCGCGCGCTCTACGCCGCCGACGCAACGACCACCTTAGGCATAGTCAGAATCCTCATGGGCTGGCCATTGACCGGTGTAGTGACCCTTCTCACCATCTGGATGGTGCGCCGCGCTAACGCTGCTGTTGAAGATGCAGAAGGCGCAACGACTGAAGACCAACGTAAGGACAGCGACAGTAACGGCAAGGAGACCGTCGATGAGTGA
- the dxs gene encoding 1-deoxy-D-xylulose-5-phosphate synthase — translation MSILDSIESPADLKALSKTQLAELAADIRQRLIEKVSATGGHLGPNLGVVELTVAIHRVFDSPRDPIVFDTSHQSYVHKMLTGRTAQFDTLRQKGGLSGYTDRAESEHDWTESSHASAALSTVDGLSKAFKIRGESHRNAVAVVGDGALTGGMCWEALNNISADKDRNVVIVVNDNGRSYSPTIGGLSENLGRIRAQHGYDEFMELGKKRLKSMGWVGERTFDALHAMKEGVKSTVMPTEMFPELGIKYVGPINGHDIDAVVRALSYARDYEGPIIVHTVTEKGHGFAPAVNEPKDQMHSTGAIDPVTGVSKGQKQPGWTAAFSEELIKAGHARKDIVAITAAMAGPTGLAPFQDEFPERFFDVGIAEQHAMASASGLALAGMHPVVAVYSTFLNRAVDQVIMDIALLKLPVTIVLDRAGVTGSDGASHNGVWDMALMSIVPGMRIAAPRDGARLRELFNEAIAIDDGPTVVRFPKGNLLDDTDELKRLDDGVDILRYSDATDSIEESGDASHETTATDVLIVSIGAMSTRSLGAAELLEAQGFNVTVVDPRWPVPVPQSIVALAADHDLVVTVEDGLLRGGVGSMVAEALDAADVDTPLHRLGVPGVFPVHASRGELLEEFGLTPQGIATSISEWVAVRSEEEETSNEA, via the coding sequence ATGAGCATTCTGGATTCCATTGAATCGCCAGCCGATCTCAAGGCTCTGAGCAAGACGCAGTTGGCTGAGCTTGCGGCGGATATCCGCCAGCGCCTAATTGAGAAGGTCTCCGCTACCGGCGGCCACCTTGGCCCGAACTTGGGCGTGGTCGAGCTCACCGTGGCAATTCACCGTGTATTCGATTCCCCGCGGGATCCCATCGTTTTCGATACGTCACACCAGTCCTATGTTCACAAGATGCTGACTGGCCGCACCGCACAGTTCGACACTCTGCGCCAGAAAGGCGGGCTGTCCGGCTACACCGACCGAGCGGAGTCTGAACACGACTGGACGGAATCGTCGCACGCGTCGGCTGCGCTGTCCACGGTCGACGGCCTCTCCAAGGCCTTTAAGATTCGTGGGGAATCCCACCGCAACGCCGTGGCAGTTGTTGGCGATGGTGCTTTGACCGGCGGCATGTGCTGGGAAGCATTGAACAATATCTCTGCGGATAAGGACCGCAACGTTGTCATCGTGGTCAACGATAACGGCCGTTCTTATTCGCCCACCATTGGTGGTCTGTCTGAGAACCTTGGCCGCATCCGCGCCCAGCATGGCTATGACGAATTCATGGAGTTGGGCAAAAAGCGCCTGAAGTCTATGGGCTGGGTAGGTGAGCGTACTTTTGATGCTCTTCACGCTATGAAAGAGGGCGTGAAGTCTACTGTTATGCCCACTGAGATGTTCCCCGAGCTGGGCATCAAATATGTCGGCCCAATCAACGGTCATGATATTGATGCCGTCGTGCGTGCGCTGAGTTACGCCCGTGATTACGAGGGCCCCATTATCGTCCATACCGTGACGGAGAAGGGGCACGGCTTTGCCCCCGCGGTTAATGAGCCCAAGGACCAGATGCACTCTACGGGAGCGATCGACCCGGTCACAGGCGTGTCCAAGGGTCAGAAGCAGCCGGGCTGGACCGCAGCCTTCTCTGAAGAACTCATCAAGGCCGGCCACGCACGCAAGGACATCGTCGCTATCACTGCCGCCATGGCTGGACCTACAGGTTTGGCACCATTCCAGGATGAGTTCCCGGAACGATTCTTCGATGTTGGCATCGCGGAACAACACGCTATGGCTTCCGCGTCTGGTCTCGCACTGGCCGGTATGCACCCGGTGGTGGCGGTGTACTCTACCTTCCTCAACCGTGCGGTGGACCAAGTGATCATGGACATCGCGCTGCTCAAGTTGCCGGTTACCATCGTGCTAGACCGCGCAGGCGTGACGGGCTCTGACGGCGCATCACACAACGGCGTATGGGACATGGCACTCATGAGTATTGTTCCTGGTATGCGCATTGCTGCGCCGCGCGATGGTGCCCGCCTGCGTGAGCTGTTCAACGAGGCCATTGCTATTGATGATGGCCCTACCGTCGTGCGTTTCCCCAAAGGCAATTTGTTGGATGATACCGACGAGCTGAAGCGCCTGGATGACGGCGTGGATATCCTGCGCTATTCCGACGCGACGGACAGCATTGAGGAGTCTGGCGATGCCTCCCATGAAACCACGGCAACTGACGTCCTCATCGTCTCTATTGGCGCGATGAGCACGCGCTCTTTGGGCGCTGCCGAGCTGCTGGAGGCGCAAGGCTTCAACGTGACCGTTGTAGACCCTCGCTGGCCAGTGCCGGTACCGCAGTCCATCGTGGCGCTGGCTGCCGACCATGACCTTGTTGTCACCGTCGAGGACGGCCTGCTCCGCGGTGGGGTTGGCTCGATGGTGGCCGAGGCACTTGATGCCGCAGACGTGGATACTCCGCTCCACCGCCTCGGTGTTCCGGGAGTGTTCCCAGTGCACGCTAGCCGTGGAGAATTACTCGAGGAATTTGGTCTCACCCCGCAGGGCATCGCGACGTCCATCAGCGAGTGGGTTGCAGTACGCAGCGAGGAAGAAGAAACGTCGAACGAAGCCTAG
- a CDS encoding class I SAM-dependent RNA methyltransferase: MSETEAAVNVSTGESFDISIERMAHGGVGIGSAPDGRVCFVAGGFPGDLLIVTARKVKKSFVEADLTAVVKPGPHRVESSCPAAERGAGCCDFAELDPAVEPEIKVEVLLDQLRRVARIETTPEVDSIDLEPQRGWRTRVRLGVDKHGRAGTRKRGSTELITDVACTQLVPGLVDGLVGRDARTFTPGAEVIAVIDSDGNRHVVESRKASRGRRVETVREVIEAPTTDVVQRADGHEFRFPPTAFWQAHVAAPDTYTRIAREWLAAEDADTVDAGDAAHCTAWDLYGGVGLFVPALAEVTAPKGGQTTVYSVDYSPAAAGTQPGLDGIDVEFRTAKVEQVAAQLPQPSTVILDPPRTGAGADVITAVASAAPRKVVHVGCDPATFARDLAYWSERGYHLHRLAMINAFPGTHHFETLALLVPQA, translated from the coding sequence ATGAGTGAAACTGAGGCTGCCGTGAACGTAAGCACGGGAGAATCCTTTGACATCTCCATTGAGCGCATGGCACACGGCGGGGTGGGAATTGGCTCAGCCCCAGACGGTCGAGTGTGTTTCGTCGCGGGAGGATTTCCTGGAGACCTCCTCATTGTCACTGCTCGCAAGGTGAAGAAGTCTTTCGTGGAGGCTGACCTCACCGCCGTCGTGAAGCCCGGGCCCCACCGTGTTGAGTCATCCTGCCCTGCAGCAGAGCGCGGTGCCGGTTGCTGCGATTTTGCCGAATTGGATCCGGCCGTAGAGCCTGAAATCAAAGTTGAGGTCTTGCTCGACCAGTTGCGCCGTGTTGCACGCATCGAAACCACCCCGGAGGTTGACAGCATCGACCTGGAGCCCCAGAGGGGATGGCGTACGCGGGTAAGGCTGGGTGTCGACAAGCACGGGCGAGCCGGAACCCGCAAGCGCGGTTCCACTGAACTCATCACGGATGTGGCGTGTACGCAGTTGGTGCCAGGGCTTGTCGACGGTCTCGTGGGCCGCGACGCACGTACCTTCACCCCAGGCGCGGAAGTTATTGCTGTCATCGATAGCGATGGCAACCGCCACGTTGTCGAATCACGAAAGGCATCGCGCGGACGCCGAGTGGAAACTGTCCGAGAAGTCATCGAAGCTCCCACCACAGACGTGGTGCAGCGTGCTGACGGCCACGAGTTCCGCTTTCCGCCGACGGCCTTTTGGCAAGCACATGTTGCCGCCCCTGATACGTACACGCGTATTGCGCGTGAATGGCTAGCTGCGGAGGATGCAGACACAGTAGACGCTGGGGACGCTGCACACTGCACCGCATGGGACCTCTACGGCGGAGTTGGCCTGTTTGTGCCGGCGCTAGCGGAGGTCACGGCGCCGAAAGGTGGACAGACAACGGTCTACTCAGTGGACTACTCACCGGCTGCCGCTGGGACGCAGCCGGGGCTTGATGGCATCGATGTTGAGTTCCGTACCGCCAAGGTTGAGCAGGTCGCAGCCCAGCTTCCACAGCCGTCCACGGTGATCTTGGACCCACCGCGCACGGGCGCAGGCGCAGACGTTATTACAGCTGTGGCCTCCGCTGCGCCGCGCAAGGTCGTGCATGTGGGATGCGACCCGGCAACCTTCGCCCGTGATCTCGCTTACTGGTCCGAGCGCGGCTACCACCTGCACCGCCTGGCCATGATCAATGCTTTTCCTGGGACGCATCACTTTGAGACCTTGGCGCTGCTGGTTCCCCAAGCCTAA
- the ppgK gene encoding polyphosphate--glucose phosphotransferase — translation MTAQHSEHDVPHHEGHSFGIDVGGSGIKGAEVDLATGEFVGDRLKIATPKPATPQAVAEVIAHIVSEKGWDGPVGITMPSVVKNQVIRSAANIDKSWIGIDAQELFGAYLDAPFTVLNDADAAGLAEVAYGDDIARTGPVIFLTLGTGIGSAFLLDGQLFPNTEIGHLIVGEKEAEQQASSAVKDREELKTKQWAKRVNRVLHDYEALFNPSAFIIGGGISRKFDKWGEYLSIDTPVVAAQLRNRAGIVGAAMAAKEGIRP, via the coding sequence ATGACTGCGCAACACTCAGAGCACGACGTACCTCACCATGAAGGCCACTCTTTCGGAATCGACGTCGGAGGCTCCGGCATTAAGGGGGCGGAGGTCGACCTCGCCACAGGTGAGTTCGTGGGCGACCGCCTCAAAATCGCCACGCCCAAGCCTGCTACCCCGCAAGCTGTGGCCGAAGTTATCGCCCACATCGTCTCTGAGAAAGGCTGGGATGGCCCTGTAGGCATCACTATGCCGTCCGTAGTCAAGAATCAGGTTATTCGCAGTGCCGCAAACATTGACAAGTCGTGGATTGGCATCGACGCTCAAGAGCTATTTGGTGCATACCTTGATGCTCCTTTCACCGTACTTAATGACGCTGACGCAGCCGGTCTCGCCGAAGTTGCCTACGGCGATGACATCGCACGTACCGGCCCGGTCATCTTCCTCACCCTCGGTACCGGCATCGGCTCGGCATTCCTCCTTGATGGTCAACTCTTCCCCAACACGGAAATTGGCCACCTGATCGTGGGAGAAAAAGAAGCAGAACAACAGGCATCGTCCGCAGTGAAGGATCGTGAGGAACTAAAAACCAAACAATGGGCCAAGCGCGTTAACCGCGTCCTCCACGACTACGAAGCGTTGTTCAACCCTTCGGCCTTCATCATCGGCGGTGGAATCTCCCGAAAATTTGACAAGTGGGGCGAGTACCTCAGCATCGACACCCCAGTTGTTGCAGCTCAGCTCCGCAATCGCGCCGGCATTGTTGGCGCCGCTATGGCCGCAAAGGAAGGAATCCGACCATAA
- a CDS encoding DUF3093 domain-containing protein — MTSSSSPAEQTSSTDSPTVLYRERQWVPWYWWLMAAFVVVISVATVSLNRGILWVIIPAILLSVIAVWVLLTWSNTVVQVERDTDGTRWLTVKDAQLPHDVVSRSTTVPATARRNALGPQLDPAAFIVTHGWVPEHVMLVLDDPEDPTPYWLINSKNPEQLLAAFVPEQARPTAAN; from the coding sequence ATGACTTCCAGTTCCTCGCCTGCCGAGCAGACTTCGTCTACTGATTCCCCGACCGTTCTTTACCGCGAGCGCCAGTGGGTGCCGTGGTATTGGTGGCTGATGGCAGCCTTCGTTGTGGTGATCAGCGTCGCCACGGTTAGCTTAAACCGTGGCATTCTGTGGGTGATTATTCCCGCCATTCTGCTGTCCGTCATCGCTGTGTGGGTTCTGCTGACATGGTCAAATACCGTCGTCCAAGTGGAACGGGATACCGACGGCACGCGCTGGTTGACTGTCAAAGATGCACAACTGCCGCACGACGTGGTCTCACGCAGCACCACGGTTCCGGCTACCGCGCGTCGCAATGCACTGGGACCACAGCTGGATCCAGCCGCATTCATTGTCACCCACGGCTGGGTACCAGAACACGTCATGCTCGTGCTCGATGACCCCGAGGACCCCACCCCTTATTGGCTCATCAATTCAAAGAACCCAGAGCAACTGCTTGCTGCGTTTGTTCCCGAGCAGGCACGCCCCACGGCAGCGAACTAG
- the dut gene encoding dUTP diphosphatase: MNEQHPLVDPASPFGDVKVKRLDKELPLPKRAHRGDAGADLYAAHDVTLRPGERALVSTGIALALPLGTVGLIHPRSGLAAKHGISVVNTPGTVDADYRGEIKVCLINHDPAETFEVERGMRIAQLVIQRVELVGFSEVEELDDTTRGDGGYGSTGVN, encoded by the coding sequence GTGAATGAGCAACATCCTCTCGTAGATCCGGCAAGTCCCTTTGGTGATGTCAAGGTCAAGCGCCTGGACAAGGAACTGCCGTTGCCTAAGCGCGCACACCGCGGTGACGCAGGCGCTGACCTGTACGCAGCTCACGACGTCACCTTGCGTCCAGGTGAGCGCGCTCTCGTAAGCACCGGTATTGCCCTTGCTTTGCCACTTGGCACGGTAGGTTTGATCCATCCGCGCTCCGGTCTTGCTGCCAAGCATGGAATCTCCGTAGTGAACACTCCTGGCACGGTTGATGCTGACTACCGTGGCGAGATTAAGGTGTGCCTCATTAATCACGATCCCGCGGAAACCTTCGAGGTCGAGCGCGGCATGCGCATTGCGCAGCTTGTTATCCAGCGCGTGGAACTCGTGGGCTTCAGCGAGGTCGAGGAGCTTGATGACACCACGCGCGGCGACGGCGGCTACGGCTCCACCGGCGTGAACTAG
- a CDS encoding HRDC domain-containing protein, whose translation MTELRRVPRDGTPKVLTSPRDFQAAAARLEAGSGPFAIDTERASAYRFDDRAFLVQIRREGAGTVLLAPEHRRPDFTAALAPVLNGQEWVIHAAPSDLPSLAWLGLYPGTLFDTELAARFAGFPHPNLGAMVLELFDVELEKGYGDSDWSETPIPRQWRNYAALDVELLNELAVTLRDILAEEEKLDWAYEEFDHIAAEHADITAPEPRSWRDLKGVSSLRSREQLAVARELWQRRESIARSQDVAPNRLLPHRVLVEIARRVPRTPNDINKIKGFPRRRGGATVQWLDAVTTATSSPKENWPSPLRSPRPVPSKSVFTREFPDLWGLYQDIRSDVEALGEELTMSYELILKPSIVRAAVWAALGPEGGIAGEIRDLDDIPGFLHAQGARNWQVDLATPLIADGLVSFRG comes from the coding sequence ATGACCGAACTGCGCCGCGTTCCTCGCGACGGCACGCCGAAGGTGTTGACGTCCCCGCGCGATTTCCAGGCCGCCGCGGCCCGCTTGGAGGCCGGCAGTGGGCCCTTCGCCATCGACACCGAACGCGCATCAGCATATCGCTTTGATGACCGTGCCTTCCTCGTCCAGATTCGACGAGAAGGCGCAGGTACTGTCCTGCTCGCCCCTGAACATCGCCGCCCTGATTTCACGGCAGCGCTCGCCCCAGTCCTCAATGGACAAGAGTGGGTCATTCACGCCGCGCCATCTGATCTTCCCTCCTTGGCATGGCTAGGCCTTTACCCGGGGACGCTCTTCGACACAGAGCTCGCCGCTCGCTTCGCTGGCTTCCCGCACCCCAACTTGGGAGCCATGGTGCTGGAGCTTTTCGACGTCGAACTGGAAAAAGGCTACGGCGATTCTGACTGGTCCGAAACCCCCATTCCGCGGCAGTGGCGCAACTATGCAGCGTTGGACGTAGAGCTCCTCAACGAGCTTGCTGTGACGCTGCGCGATATCCTCGCCGAGGAAGAAAAGCTGGATTGGGCCTACGAGGAGTTCGACCACATCGCAGCAGAACACGCCGACATCACCGCCCCAGAGCCGCGTTCGTGGCGTGATCTCAAGGGCGTGTCCTCACTCAGGTCACGTGAGCAACTCGCTGTGGCACGTGAACTGTGGCAGCGCCGCGAGTCCATCGCGCGCTCGCAGGACGTTGCGCCCAACCGCCTCCTTCCCCACCGTGTTCTCGTTGAGATCGCTCGCCGGGTTCCTCGCACGCCCAATGACATCAACAAGATCAAAGGCTTCCCGCGCCGTCGTGGCGGGGCCACCGTGCAGTGGCTGGATGCCGTCACCACGGCCACGTCGAGCCCCAAAGAAAACTGGCCCTCCCCGTTGCGCAGCCCCCGCCCAGTGCCGTCCAAGTCTGTCTTCACCCGCGAGTTTCCGGATCTCTGGGGGCTCTACCAGGACATCCGCAGCGATGTCGAAGCACTGGGTGAGGAACTCACCATGAGTTATGAACTTATTCTCAAACCCAGCATCGTGCGCGCGGCAGTGTGGGCAGCTTTGGGCCCTGAGGGCGGTATTGCCGGCGAGATACGCGATCTGGACGATATCCCCGGATTCCTGCACGCCCAAGGTGCGCGCAACTGGCAAGTGGACTTAGCCACGCCGCTCATCGCTGACGGGCTCGTCTCCTTCCGCGGCTAG
- a CDS encoding DUF3710 domain-containing protein, which produces MAMWPFGKKNKDDDKDAGIQQKEAAQEAAVPVAEEADVAASQESSAATAGTAATSAASSTGSLGDDDDAQGPTVKAVAHDAVNGEMGPYDGDTVDIADFNFEDFSVGLLDLGSMRIPLPKASQVQVEMGQDGPRMLHILTPHGRMTPVAFAAPRTPGQWAESASDIINGLESDGFKAQLDDGPWGSEIVGTSDKGGIRIIGVEGPRWMYRLTLAAPAGKEEELAQLGREVVARTFIYRGEDPILAGSSLPVMLPQQLADQVKQALQQRQQEADAASTSDSAAQEAAAHAENESPAEAQAREQLRDLDGTDKN; this is translated from the coding sequence ATGGCGATGTGGCCCTTTGGCAAGAAAAACAAGGACGACGACAAGGACGCTGGCATCCAGCAGAAGGAGGCTGCCCAAGAAGCAGCAGTCCCAGTAGCAGAGGAGGCCGACGTTGCAGCTTCCCAGGAATCTTCCGCAGCGACGGCCGGCACTGCTGCGACAAGCGCAGCAAGCTCCACCGGGTCGCTTGGTGACGATGATGATGCACAGGGCCCAACCGTCAAGGCTGTGGCTCACGACGCCGTCAATGGCGAGATGGGCCCCTACGATGGCGATACCGTCGATATCGCCGACTTTAACTTTGAGGATTTCTCGGTAGGTTTACTGGACCTTGGTTCAATGCGTATCCCGCTGCCGAAGGCATCTCAGGTTCAGGTAGAGATGGGGCAGGATGGCCCTCGCATGCTCCACATCCTCACCCCGCACGGCCGCATGACGCCAGTTGCCTTTGCTGCGCCACGCACTCCGGGGCAGTGGGCAGAGTCCGCATCCGACATCATCAATGGCTTGGAATCTGATGGGTTCAAGGCGCAGCTGGACGATGGCCCATGGGGTTCTGAAATTGTGGGGACCAGCGACAAGGGTGGTATCCGCATCATTGGTGTGGAGGGACCACGCTGGATGTACCGCCTGACTCTGGCCGCACCGGCAGGCAAGGAAGAGGAGCTCGCGCAGCTAGGCCGCGAGGTTGTTGCGCGTACGTTCATCTACCGTGGCGAGGATCCTATTCTGGCCGGAAGCTCCTTGCCGGTGATGCTGCCGCAGCAACTGGCTGATCAGGTAAAGCAGGCGCTCCAGCAGCGCCAGCAAGAGGCGGACGCTGCTAGCACTAGTGACAGCGCAGCCCAGGAGGCTGCAGCACACGCTGAGAACGAAAGTCCGGCAGAAGCACAGGCTCGCGAGCAGCTGCGCGATCTCGACGGTACTGACAAGAACTAA